In Mycobacterium gallinarum, a single window of DNA contains:
- a CDS encoding SAM-dependent methyltransferase, with protein MARTDDDGSGITESVGATALGAAWARAQEASASCPLFTDSYAQRFVDAAMARGWQLPPSHIVERNRAISNYAASRTKWFDDFFIAANAHGVVQAVILAAGLDARAWRLPWANDSVVFEIDQPKVLAFKAETLTDDRPAARYVPVPIDLRQDWPKALRDAGFDPQEPTAWIAEGLLPHLPAEGQDVLFERIHELSAPGSRIGVESFGAGFFDPEYLANRQEQDRADVADWLMDHGWRVSSEEADALMLRYRRPPTEDITPRTTFVEGVRG; from the coding sequence ATGGCAAGAACTGACGACGACGGCTCGGGCATCACCGAGAGTGTCGGCGCCACCGCGCTCGGGGCGGCGTGGGCCCGTGCGCAGGAAGCGTCCGCGAGCTGTCCGCTGTTCACCGACTCGTACGCCCAACGCTTCGTCGATGCCGCGATGGCCCGCGGCTGGCAGCTGCCGCCGTCGCACATCGTCGAACGGAACCGGGCGATCTCGAATTACGCCGCCTCGCGCACCAAGTGGTTTGACGACTTCTTCATCGCCGCCAATGCACACGGCGTCGTGCAGGCCGTCATCCTCGCGGCGGGTCTCGATGCCAGGGCGTGGCGGCTGCCGTGGGCGAACGACAGCGTCGTATTCGAGATCGATCAGCCGAAGGTGCTCGCCTTCAAGGCCGAAACGCTGACCGACGATCGACCGGCCGCCCGCTACGTCCCTGTGCCGATCGACCTGCGCCAGGATTGGCCGAAAGCCCTGCGCGACGCGGGTTTCGACCCGCAGGAACCGACCGCGTGGATTGCCGAGGGCCTGCTGCCCCACCTGCCCGCCGAGGGCCAGGACGTGTTGTTCGAGCGCATCCACGAACTCAGTGCGCCAGGCAGCCGGATCGGCGTCGAATCGTTCGGCGCCGGGTTCTTCGATCCCGAATATCTGGCCAACCGCCAGGAACAGGACCGCGCCGACGTCGCCGACTGGCTGATGGATCACGGCTGGCGGGTGTCGTCGGAGGAAGCCGACGCCCTGATGCTGCGTTATCGCCGCCCGCCCACGGAGGACATCACGCCGCGCACCACGTTCGTCGAGGGCGTGCGGGGCTAG
- the mnhG gene encoding monovalent cation/H(+) antiporter subunit G produces the protein MNVLDVAVAVLILGGSALALTAAMGVVRFPDTLTRMHAASKPQVLGLLLVLAGAAIRLSGNIDVGMLVLTGLFTVITAPVVANRVGQLAYREQNVRDDLLTKDELYEFAEPENGGNGKN, from the coding sequence ATGAACGTGCTCGACGTCGCGGTCGCGGTGCTCATCCTCGGCGGCTCCGCGCTGGCACTGACCGCGGCCATGGGTGTGGTCCGCTTCCCGGACACGCTGACACGCATGCACGCGGCATCCAAACCGCAGGTGCTCGGACTGCTGTTGGTGCTCGCCGGCGCGGCGATCCGGCTGAGCGGCAACATCGATGTCGGCATGCTCGTCCTCACCGGCTTGTTCACCGTGATCACCGCACCGGTGGTGGCCAACCGGGTCGGCCAGCTGGCCTACCGCGAGCAGAACGTTCGCGACGACCTGCTGACCAAGGACGAGCTGTACGAGTTCGCCGAACCCGAGAACGGTGGCAATGGCAAGAACTGA
- a CDS encoding monovalent cation/H+ antiporter complex subunit F, with protein MNYVWIAAAVMLTAAAGVTMIRLLAGPSTLDRLVALDTLVAVTMCGIGTWAAFSLDTTVTYGMAALALITFVGSVSVARFRVPDIDNSGITRGER; from the coding sequence ATGAATTATGTCTGGATTGCCGCGGCGGTGATGCTGACGGCCGCGGCCGGCGTCACGATGATCCGGTTACTCGCAGGCCCCAGCACACTCGATCGGCTGGTGGCGCTGGACACCCTCGTCGCCGTGACGATGTGCGGCATCGGCACCTGGGCTGCGTTCAGCCTCGACACGACGGTGACGTACGGCATGGCCGCGTTGGCGTTGATCACTTTCGTCGGCTCGGTGAGCGTCGCCAGATTCCGTGTGCCGGACATCGACAACTCAGGCATCACAAGGGGAGAACGATGA
- a CDS encoding Na+/H+ antiporter subunit E, with amino-acid sequence MRNIVLRVWVVCWLILVWILLWGTFSAANVLSGLLVALVITLLLPLPAVPVEGRVHPLSLLRLLVTVGYYLVLSSVQIAFLAIRPGPPPLSAVLRAHLAVKSDLVLALAVNIFNLIPGSIVLEIDQSRRMLYMHVIDVGNERAVARFYVQVARVERLLVRAFERETDWRPSPDKESA; translated from the coding sequence ATGAGAAACATCGTGCTCCGCGTCTGGGTGGTGTGCTGGCTGATCTTGGTGTGGATTCTGTTGTGGGGCACGTTCTCTGCGGCCAATGTCCTCTCCGGCCTGCTCGTCGCGCTGGTCATCACGCTCCTGCTGCCGCTGCCCGCGGTGCCCGTCGAGGGCAGGGTGCACCCGCTGTCGCTGCTTCGGCTGCTAGTCACCGTCGGCTACTACCTGGTGCTGTCGTCGGTGCAGATCGCGTTCCTGGCCATCAGGCCCGGGCCGCCACCGCTGTCAGCGGTGCTGCGTGCCCATCTGGCGGTCAAGTCCGATCTCGTGCTCGCATTGGCCGTCAACATCTTCAACCTGATTCCCGGTTCGATCGTGCTGGAGATCGACCAGAGCAGGCGCATGCTCTACATGCACGTGATCGATGTCGGCAATGAACGCGCCGTCGCCCGCTTCTACGTCCAGGTCGCCCGGGTGGAGCGGCTGCTCGTGCGGGCGTTCGAGCGCGAAACCGACTGGCGGCCTTCACCGGACAAGGAGAGCGCATGA
- a CDS encoding Na+/H+ antiporter subunit D, giving the protein MTLPAVLTPLPVLIPTLAAAVTMFAGRRPRLQRVIALGALSVVVVVCALLLYLADRDGTLALQVGGWGPSEPGMGPLGITLVVDRLSALMLLVSSIVLLAVVFYAIGQGIRDGDDRQPVSIFLPTYLVLSAGVCIAFLAGDLFNLFVGFEVLLSASFVLLTIGGSKDRVRAGISYVMVSMVSSLVFLFGIALVYAATGTLNMAELALRLEGVSSGTRTALFAVLLVGFGIKAAVFPLSAWLPDSYPTAPAPVTAVFAGLLTKVGVYAIIRAHSLLFPVGGLDPLLLVAALLTMLVGILGAIAQSDIKRLLSFTLVSHIGYMVFGIALSNELGMSGAIYYVAHHIVVQTTLFLVVGLIERQAGASTLQRLGGLAAASPILAFVFVVPALNLGGIPPFSGFIGKVALLEAGAENGSVLAWTLVGGGVVTSLLTLYVITRVWTKAFWRSREDAPEGHLSAAAPAALLDDSEDVDFLKRDDVGRMPVGMLLPTGALIAVGLSMTILAGPFFAYCERAAEEVLDPGQYISAVMGR; this is encoded by the coding sequence ATGACACTGCCCGCGGTGTTGACGCCGTTGCCGGTGCTGATCCCGACACTTGCCGCCGCCGTGACGATGTTCGCCGGCCGCAGGCCACGACTGCAACGAGTCATCGCCCTCGGCGCGCTGTCGGTGGTCGTCGTCGTATGCGCTCTGCTGCTGTACCTCGCCGATCGCGACGGAACGCTGGCCCTTCAGGTCGGCGGTTGGGGGCCCTCGGAGCCCGGGATGGGACCGCTCGGCATCACCCTCGTGGTGGACCGATTGTCGGCGCTGATGCTTCTGGTGTCGTCGATAGTGCTGCTGGCCGTGGTGTTCTACGCCATCGGTCAGGGCATCCGAGACGGCGACGACCGCCAACCGGTGTCGATCTTCCTGCCGACCTACCTGGTGCTGTCGGCAGGCGTCTGCATCGCATTCCTGGCCGGCGACCTCTTCAACCTGTTCGTCGGATTCGAGGTGCTGCTGTCGGCCAGCTTCGTGCTGCTGACCATCGGTGGCAGCAAGGACCGTGTGCGCGCGGGCATCTCGTACGTCATGGTGTCGATGGTGTCCTCGCTGGTGTTCCTGTTCGGCATCGCGCTCGTCTACGCGGCGACCGGCACGTTGAACATGGCCGAGTTGGCGTTGCGACTCGAGGGCGTCTCGTCGGGCACCCGCACGGCCTTGTTCGCGGTGCTGCTCGTGGGGTTCGGCATCAAGGCCGCCGTCTTCCCCCTTTCCGCGTGGTTGCCCGACTCCTACCCGACCGCGCCCGCACCTGTGACGGCGGTGTTCGCCGGCCTGCTGACGAAAGTGGGTGTCTACGCGATCATCCGGGCACATTCGTTGCTGTTCCCCGTCGGTGGCCTGGATCCGCTGCTGCTCGTGGCGGCACTGCTGACCATGCTCGTCGGTATCCTCGGTGCGATCGCGCAGAGCGATATCAAGAGACTCTTGTCGTTCACTCTGGTCAGCCACATCGGCTACATGGTTTTCGGTATCGCACTGTCCAACGAGCTCGGCATGTCCGGTGCCATCTACTACGTGGCCCACCACATCGTGGTGCAGACGACGTTGTTTCTCGTCGTCGGGCTGATCGAACGTCAGGCCGGCGCGTCCACGCTGCAACGTCTCGGCGGGCTGGCCGCCGCCAGCCCCATCCTCGCGTTCGTATTCGTGGTGCCCGCCCTCAATCTCGGTGGCATTCCGCCGTTTTCCGGGTTCATCGGCAAGGTCGCGCTGCTGGAGGCGGGCGCCGAGAACGGCTCGGTCCTGGCGTGGACTCTGGTCGGCGGCGGCGTGGTCACCAGCCTGCTGACGCTGTACGTGATCACCCGGGTGTGGACGAAGGCCTTCTGGCGGTCGCGCGAGGATGCCCCGGAAGGACATCTGTCGGCGGCCGCACCAGCGGCGCTGCTCGACGATTCCGAGGATGTTGACTTCTTGAAGCGCGACGACGTGGGCAGGATGCCGGTGGGCATGCTGCTGCCGACGGGAGCGCTGATCGCGGTAGGGCTCTCCATGACGATTCTCGCCGGGCCGTTCTTCGCCTATTGCGAACGCGCCGCCGAAGAGGTCCTCGACCCCGGCCAGTACATCTCGGCGGTGATGGGCAGATGA
- a CDS encoding Na(+)/H(+) antiporter subunit C: MSTYLVPLIMIGGLTSAGVYLLLERNLTRMLLGLLLISNAINLLILTVGGPSGNPPIRGRTSEGQTTTADPLAQGMILTAIVITFGIAAFVLAMTYRSYRLTTEEEVGDDPEDARVSEIAAKDAVTIEEDRLRADAARDTDEPDELDALPGYEGSR, from the coding sequence ATGAGCACCTACCTCGTCCCGCTCATCATGATCGGCGGCCTCACCAGCGCGGGTGTCTACCTGCTTCTGGAACGCAACCTGACGCGGATGCTGTTGGGGCTGTTGTTGATCAGCAACGCCATCAATCTGCTGATCCTCACCGTCGGCGGCCCGTCGGGTAACCCGCCGATCCGTGGCCGAACCAGCGAAGGCCAGACCACCACCGCAGATCCGTTGGCGCAGGGCATGATTCTGACGGCCATCGTCATCACATTTGGTATCGCCGCGTTCGTGCTGGCGATGACGTACCGGTCGTACCGACTGACCACCGAAGAGGAAGTCGGTGACGATCCAGAGGATGCAAGGGTCTCGGAGATCGCCGCCAAGGACGCCGTGACCATCGAAGAGGATCGGCTACGCGCAGATGCGGCCCGCGACACCGACGAGCCCGACGAGTTGGACGCGCTACCCGGATATGAGGGCTCGCGATGA
- a CDS encoding Na+/H+ antiporter subunit A, which translates to MLAILIAHAVATALAPLLVYRWGRMAFYPLALVPLGSLVWVAANWPAPGGASTVDVPWVPELSMNFNLRFDSLAAIMSVLVLAIGALVLFYCADYFQHHDGHTEKRLPSFAAELVAFSGVMFGLVTSDNMLLLYVFWELTTVLSFLLVGHYAERATSRRAATQALLVTTFGGLAMLVGIIVLGNMAGTYLLSELIASPPTGIAASVGVVLVLVGALSKSAIVPMHFWLPGAMAAPTPVSAYLHAAAMVKAGVYLLARMTPGFADSPPWRPIVITLGILTMLMAGWRAVREYDLKLILAFGTVSQLGLITVMVGSGGSDMMLAGLAMLVAHAMFKASLFMVVGVIDHATGTRDIRRLAWLGARSRSLLIIAIGATASMAALPPFFGFVAKEADLETVLHSPVLGSAAPFVLAGIVLGSVFTTIYSLRFLVGAFGRKGRPEPSTRVAEMHRPEVAFMLPPALLAAAGLLFGLWPTHLDTVLDSYAETVPGGADYDLALWHGLGLPLLLSVLVLAVGSAAFFGRSRLRRVRVVREPLGNADRIYDAAVRGLDVLSVQLTAVTQRGSIPATQSVILSTLVLVPVAALAMGARDRPDFLLWGSPVQLVVGLIVLAAALGATMLRNRLAAVLLVGVTGYGCGAIFAFHGAPDLALTQFLVETLMLVIFVLVLRTLPAEADRTHINRFRVARAALAIAVGGTVTTLAVFAMAARTGTPIADLLPDAAYFRGHGANTVNVLLVDIRAWDTMGEIMVLLVAATGVASMVFRHRRFGTAPRVSDAGQPDIGRLPMTTHSPAAGDITWLRGSELRDPRHRSLVLEVATRIIFPLMMVLSAYFFFAGHNTPGGGFAGGLTAGLALVLRYLAGGRYELGETLPLDAGKILGSGLLLSAGTAVTSLLVGAPVLSSALIEFDVPVLGTVKFVTALFFDLGVYLIVVGLVLDVLRSLGARIDVEMGQQRGAVNSA; encoded by the coding sequence TTGCTCGCCATCCTCATCGCCCACGCAGTCGCAACCGCTCTGGCTCCCCTGCTCGTGTACCGCTGGGGACGGATGGCGTTCTACCCATTGGCATTGGTGCCGCTGGGTTCACTGGTCTGGGTCGCGGCCAATTGGCCCGCTCCCGGGGGAGCATCCACGGTCGACGTGCCATGGGTGCCCGAGTTGTCGATGAACTTCAATCTTCGGTTTGATTCGCTCGCGGCGATCATGAGCGTTTTGGTGCTGGCCATCGGCGCCCTCGTCCTCTTTTACTGCGCCGACTATTTCCAGCACCACGACGGACACACCGAGAAGCGGCTACCGAGCTTCGCCGCCGAGTTGGTCGCTTTCTCCGGCGTCATGTTCGGCCTGGTGACCAGCGACAACATGCTGCTGCTCTATGTGTTCTGGGAGCTGACCACGGTGTTGTCCTTCCTGCTGGTCGGTCATTACGCCGAGCGCGCCACGAGCCGCCGCGCCGCCACCCAGGCGTTGTTGGTCACGACGTTCGGCGGGTTGGCGATGCTCGTCGGCATCATCGTGCTCGGCAACATGGCCGGCACCTACCTGCTCTCCGAGCTGATCGCGTCACCGCCCACAGGCATCGCCGCTTCCGTCGGTGTGGTGCTCGTCCTGGTCGGGGCGCTGTCCAAATCGGCGATCGTGCCCATGCACTTCTGGCTGCCGGGAGCGATGGCCGCCCCGACACCGGTCAGTGCGTATCTCCACGCCGCGGCGATGGTCAAGGCCGGCGTCTATCTGTTGGCGCGCATGACGCCCGGCTTCGCGGATTCTCCGCCGTGGCGGCCCATCGTGATCACCCTCGGCATCCTGACGATGTTGATGGCGGGCTGGCGGGCGGTGCGGGAGTACGACCTCAAGTTGATCCTCGCGTTCGGCACCGTGAGCCAGCTCGGGCTGATCACCGTCATGGTGGGCTCCGGCGGTAGCGACATGATGCTCGCCGGGCTGGCGATGCTGGTCGCGCACGCGATGTTCAAGGCGTCGCTGTTCATGGTCGTCGGCGTCATCGACCACGCCACCGGTACCCGTGACATTCGCAGGCTGGCATGGCTCGGCGCCCGCAGCAGGAGCCTTCTGATCATCGCGATCGGAGCGACGGCAAGCATGGCGGCGCTGCCACCGTTTTTCGGCTTCGTCGCCAAGGAGGCCGACCTCGAAACAGTGCTGCACAGCCCGGTTCTCGGCTCGGCCGCACCGTTCGTCCTCGCTGGCATCGTGCTCGGTTCGGTGTTCACCACCATCTACAGCCTGCGTTTCCTGGTGGGCGCCTTCGGCCGCAAGGGACGACCGGAGCCCAGCACTCGGGTGGCCGAAATGCACCGCCCCGAAGTCGCTTTCATGTTGCCGCCCGCGCTTCTCGCGGCCGCAGGCCTGCTGTTCGGACTGTGGCCGACGCACCTCGACACCGTACTGGACAGCTACGCGGAGACGGTCCCCGGCGGCGCGGACTACGACCTCGCGCTGTGGCACGGACTCGGACTGCCGCTGCTGTTGTCGGTTCTCGTCCTCGCGGTCGGCAGCGCGGCATTCTTCGGGCGGTCGCGCCTGCGTCGCGTTCGCGTTGTGCGCGAACCGCTCGGCAACGCCGACCGGATCTACGATGCGGCCGTCCGCGGCCTGGACGTTCTGTCGGTCCAGCTGACCGCGGTGACGCAGCGCGGTTCGATTCCGGCGACGCAGTCCGTCATCCTGTCGACGCTGGTCCTCGTCCCCGTCGCGGCGTTGGCGATGGGCGCCCGGGATCGACCGGACTTCTTGTTGTGGGGTTCACCCGTTCAGCTCGTGGTCGGGTTGATCGTGCTGGCGGCCGCGCTCGGTGCGACCATGCTGCGCAACCGGCTCGCGGCCGTGCTCTTGGTCGGGGTCACCGGCTACGGCTGTGGCGCGATCTTCGCGTTCCATGGCGCACCCGATCTGGCGCTGACGCAGTTCCTGGTCGAAACGCTGATGCTGGTCATCTTCGTCCTGGTGCTGCGCACACTGCCCGCCGAGGCGGACCGCACGCACATCAACCGGTTCCGGGTGGCGCGAGCAGCACTCGCGATCGCCGTCGGCGGGACGGTCACCACGCTGGCCGTCTTCGCGATGGCCGCCCGCACCGGTACGCCGATCGCCGACTTGCTCCCCGACGCAGCGTACTTCCGTGGACACGGCGCCAACACCGTCAACGTGCTGCTCGTCGACATCCGCGCGTGGGACACCATGGGTGAGATCATGGTGCTGCTGGTTGCCGCGACCGGTGTGGCGTCGATGGTGTTCCGGCACAGGCGGTTCGGGACGGCCCCGAGGGTCTCCGACGCCGGCCAGCCCGACATCGGACGCCTGCCCATGACGACGCACAGCCCGGCGGCAGGCGACATCACGTGGCTGAGGGGCAGCGAGTTGCGCGACCCCCGACACCGTTCGTTGGTCCTCGAGGTCGCGACGCGCATCATCTTCCCGCTCATGATGGTGCTGTCGGCGTACTTCTTCTTCGCCGGCCACAACACTCCCGGCGGGGGCTTCGCGGGAGGGCTGACCGCGGGGCTCGCGCTGGTGCTGCGGTATCTCGCCGGCGGACGCTATGAACTGGGTGAGACGCTGCCCTTGGACGCGGGCAAGATCCTGGGCAGCGGGCTGCTGCTGTCCGCGGGAACCGCGGTGACCTCACTGCTGGTGGGTGCGCCGGTGTTGTCGTCGGCGCTGATCGAGTTCGACGTGCCCGTGCTCGGAACGGTCAAGTTCGTCACGGCGCTGTTCTTCGATCTCGGGGTCTACCTCATCGTCGTCGGACTCGTGCTCGATGTGCTGCGCAGCCTGGGTGCCCGCATCGACGTGGAGATGGGCCAGCAGCGCGGGGCGGTGAACTCGGCATGA
- a CDS encoding FAD-dependent monooxygenase: protein MDTADVVVVGAGPTGLMLACELALAGVAVRVLEERASAPNITRAFAVHARTLELLDARGMAEALVPRGVQVFELAPPGGTTVDLRELPGRYAMLLIVPQSGTEHVLETRVGELGVPVVRGAEVIGLTQDDGGVTVACADGTSIRAKYVVGCDGAHSTVRAQVGIDFAGKQYETHILLADVALARAPSDTLTGVTNERGVVLMIPFGDGWFRAIAWDRLREQAPLTEPVTLDEIRDSFVRIAGEDYGMTEMRWSSRFLSERRQARHYRSGRVFIAGDAAHVHSPLGGQGMNTGIGDAMNLGWKLAAAVNGSAPTWLLDTYEAERHPVGAAVLRTTDAFNQVVLGRSKVQRIARTIVIGTLTRVPKTRRLMREFLSGIGIAYPRKRGDHALVGRRMPDVDCSGERVYELLRAGKFVLITATPVDTGRSDLVHVVGRHPELSAAVLVRPDSYVAWADERVPSAAECVAAVDNWMHQK from the coding sequence ATGGACACAGCCGATGTGGTAGTGGTCGGCGCTGGGCCTACCGGTCTGATGCTGGCCTGCGAACTCGCCCTTGCAGGCGTGGCGGTCCGGGTGCTCGAGGAACGCGCCTCGGCACCGAACATCACCAGGGCCTTCGCCGTGCACGCTCGCACCCTGGAACTGCTCGACGCGCGCGGGATGGCCGAGGCTCTGGTGCCACGCGGGGTGCAGGTGTTCGAGCTCGCTCCGCCCGGCGGTACGACGGTCGACCTGCGGGAGCTGCCCGGCAGGTACGCGATGCTGTTGATCGTCCCGCAGAGCGGCACCGAGCACGTGCTCGAGACCCGCGTCGGCGAACTCGGTGTCCCCGTCGTGCGCGGAGCTGAAGTGATCGGGCTGACCCAGGACGACGGTGGTGTCACGGTCGCGTGTGCCGACGGGACGTCGATCCGCGCGAAATACGTGGTCGGCTGCGACGGTGCCCACAGCACCGTCCGCGCTCAGGTCGGCATCGACTTCGCAGGCAAGCAGTACGAGACGCACATCCTGCTGGCCGACGTCGCGTTGGCGCGCGCACCGTCCGACACCCTGACCGGGGTGACCAACGAGCGTGGTGTCGTCCTGATGATCCCGTTCGGCGATGGCTGGTTCCGCGCCATCGCATGGGACCGGTTGCGTGAACAGGCGCCGCTGACCGAACCGGTGACGCTGGACGAGATCCGCGATTCGTTCGTCCGCATCGCCGGTGAGGACTACGGCATGACCGAGATGAGGTGGAGTTCGCGGTTTCTGTCCGAACGCAGACAGGCGCGGCACTACCGGTCGGGCCGGGTGTTCATCGCAGGTGACGCCGCCCATGTGCATTCGCCGCTCGGCGGCCAGGGCATGAACACCGGCATCGGCGATGCGATGAACCTGGGCTGGAAGCTGGCGGCCGCGGTCAATGGATCGGCGCCGACGTGGTTGTTGGATACGTACGAAGCCGAGCGGCATCCGGTCGGCGCGGCGGTGCTTCGCACGACCGACGCCTTCAACCAGGTGGTGCTCGGACGCTCGAAAGTGCAACGCATCGCACGCACTATCGTCATCGGAACGCTGACCCGGGTGCCCAAGACCAGGCGACTGATGCGCGAGTTCCTCAGCGGTATCGGAATCGCCTACCCGCGCAAGCGCGGCGACCACGCGTTGGTGGGCCGCCGGATGCCCGACGTCGACTGCAGCGGCGAGCGCGTCTACGAATTGTTGCGCGCGGGGAAGTTCGTGTTGATCACGGCGACGCCGGTGGACACCGGCCGCTCCGACCTCGTGCACGTCGTCGGCAGGCATCCGGAGCTTTCCGCCGCTGTTCTGGTGCGGCCCGACAGCTACGTGGCCTGGGCCGACGAGCGGGTCCCGAGCGCCGCCGAATGTGTTGCGGCAGTGGATAACTGGATGCATCAGAAGTAG
- a CDS encoding SLC13 family permease, whose product MLAPLLALAIFVVAFWFLATERANKVKTVLVAAGLMTLLGLTPGVQIFYSEHEGIDWNVIFLLLGMMVIVGVIKQTGLFDFLAIWAAKRSKGKPFRLMVMLMVITGVASPVLDNVTIIMLVAPVTLVICDRLEIAPQPFLIAEVLASNIGGAATLIGDPPNIIIGSRAGLTFNDFLVNMAPIVLVIFALFVLFTKFLFRNDLRANHMRLDKVMALQERRAIKDTGLLLRSMAVLVLVIVGFSLHSVLHVAPSIVALLGAGTMLLVTNVDVAEVLPEVEWPTLVFFMGLFAMVSGLVHTGVIGWLGDAAVNLFGDDFFLAATGLLFGSAILGAFVDNIPYTATMTPVVEDMAAQAPDADTGRALWWAFALGACFSGNGTAIAASANVVAIGIAQRAGHAISFWRFTRYGIVVTLLSTAIAWVYVWLRYF is encoded by the coding sequence GTGCTGGCTCCTCTTCTGGCGCTGGCGATATTTGTCGTCGCCTTCTGGTTTCTGGCGACCGAGCGTGCGAACAAGGTTAAAACCGTCCTGGTCGCCGCAGGCCTGATGACGCTGCTCGGCCTGACCCCCGGCGTGCAGATCTTCTACTCCGAGCACGAGGGCATCGACTGGAACGTCATCTTCCTGCTGCTCGGCATGATGGTCATCGTCGGCGTCATCAAGCAGACGGGGCTTTTCGATTTCCTCGCGATCTGGGCCGCAAAACGCTCCAAGGGCAAGCCGTTTCGGCTCATGGTGATGCTGATGGTCATCACCGGCGTAGCCTCACCGGTACTCGACAACGTCACGATCATCATGCTCGTCGCACCGGTCACGCTTGTCATCTGCGACCGGCTGGAGATCGCGCCGCAGCCGTTCCTGATCGCCGAAGTGCTGGCGTCCAACATCGGCGGGGCCGCAACACTCATCGGCGATCCGCCCAACATCATCATCGGCAGCCGGGCCGGCCTGACGTTCAACGACTTTCTGGTGAATATGGCGCCGATTGTGCTCGTGATCTTCGCGCTGTTCGTCCTCTTCACAAAGTTTCTGTTCCGAAACGATCTGCGCGCCAACCATATGCGCCTCGACAAGGTGATGGCGCTGCAGGAACGGCGAGCGATCAAGGACACCGGCCTGCTTCTGCGGTCGATGGCGGTGTTGGTGCTGGTGATCGTCGGCTTCAGCCTGCACTCGGTGCTGCATGTGGCGCCATCCATCGTCGCACTGCTGGGTGCGGGCACGATGCTGTTGGTCACCAACGTCGACGTGGCCGAGGTGCTGCCCGAGGTGGAATGGCCGACGCTGGTGTTCTTCATGGGCCTGTTCGCTATGGTCTCGGGCCTGGTGCACACCGGTGTGATCGGGTGGCTCGGCGACGCTGCGGTCAACCTGTTCGGCGACGACTTCTTCCTCGCCGCAACGGGTTTGCTGTTCGGATCCGCCATTCTCGGCGCGTTCGTCGACAACATTCCGTATACGGCGACGATGACTCCGGTGGTCGAGGACATGGCCGCGCAGGCACCGGACGCCGACACCGGCCGAGCTTTGTGGTGGGCGTTCGCGCTCGGTGCATGCTTCTCGGGTAACGGCACCGCTATCGCCGCCAGCGCCAACGTCGTCGCCATCGGTATTGCGCAGCGGGCCGGTCACGCGATCAGCTTTTGGCGATTCACCCGCTACGGCATTGTTGTGACGCTGCTTTCGACCGCGATCGCTTGGGTCTATGTGTGGCTGCGCTACTTCTGA
- a CDS encoding CBS domain-containing protein, with translation MTLTADTAGTHWNELMQAHEIAVTPPTVRMDDPVSKAVQLMVVNRLPGLVVVDESDRPVAVLPGTQVLRLTIPESYRDDPALVRTVDEIHADLFWHGPGRLTVGDCLPTPVAKPVTVAPDATLLEIATVMANKRSPLIAVVDRGGKLVGAVTLERLLTSLAVAGPND, from the coding sequence ATGACGCTTACCGCAGACACCGCCGGCACCCATTGGAACGAACTCATGCAAGCACATGAAATCGCCGTGACCCCACCGACGGTGCGGATGGATGACCCGGTGTCCAAGGCCGTACAGCTGATGGTGGTCAACCGGCTACCTGGCCTCGTCGTGGTCGACGAGTCCGACCGTCCGGTTGCCGTGCTGCCCGGGACCCAAGTCCTGCGACTGACGATCCCCGAGTCCTACCGCGACGATCCGGCGCTCGTGCGGACCGTCGACGAGATCCACGCCGACCTGTTCTGGCACGGTCCGGGCCGACTGACCGTGGGCGACTGCCTTCCCACCCCGGTCGCCAAACCGGTGACGGTGGCCCCGGACGCCACCCTCCTCGAGATCGCCACCGTGATGGCCAACAAACGGAGTCCGCTGATCGCGGTCGTCGACCGTGGGGGAAAGCTGGTCGGTGCGGTGACGCTCGAGCGGCTACTCACGAGCCTGGCCGTGGCCGGCCCCAACGACTGA